A genomic region of Papaver somniferum cultivar HN1 chromosome 7, ASM357369v1, whole genome shotgun sequence contains the following coding sequences:
- the LOC113292679 gene encoding antimicrobial peptide 1-like translates to MTAIKKSVSVLFMVLVLMAVVSELANASSIIVYAGPGCNNRAERHLKCGCSNIGLRGGYEFTYGGQSAAMYWQSNCEGASQFILRGDSRSCDAYTWKSMFIQC, encoded by the coding sequence ATGACAGCTATTAAGAAATCAGTGTCCGTACTATTCATGGTTCTGGTCCTCATGGCTGTCGTGAGTGAATTGGCAAATGCAAGTTCTATTATAGTGTACGCTGGACCAGGGTGCAACAATCGTGCTGAAAGGCATTTGAAATGTGGGTGTTCAAACATTGGTCTACGAGGTGGTTATGAATTTACTTACGGTGGACAAAGTGCTGCCATGTATTGGCAGTCTAATTGCGAGGGTGCATCTCAATTTATCCTCCGTGGTGATTCCCGTAGCTGTGACGCATATACATGGAAGAGTATGTTTATTCAGTGTTAA